The proteins below are encoded in one region of Aquisalimonas asiatica:
- a CDS encoding DMT family transporter: MNHRRGTLLALAGVTALSFDALLVRLALADSAVVIFWRGLLMAVALTLVLRIWRGRWSWQAVREAGAPGWLTSVGFGLSLILFVLAIMNTRAANVVVILTAAPLFAALFSGIFLREWVPARTWVAMALCGVGIVLVFGGSVGFGGWLGDLFALCAAMVTGGNLTILRRSPGVDRMAAVAGGGLFACLVVLPFADPLAVPLAGVVALAVMGLVQMPLALGLMGEATRYLPSAEVSLFLLVETVLGTFWVWAVLGEEPPGMTLLGGGLLLTTLAVHSWIGLRNQRRSGA; the protein is encoded by the coding sequence ATGAATCACCGGCGCGGTACGCTGCTGGCCCTGGCCGGGGTGACCGCGCTCAGTTTCGATGCCCTGTTGGTGCGCCTGGCCCTGGCCGATAGCGCCGTGGTCATCTTCTGGCGCGGACTGCTGATGGCCGTGGCCCTGACGCTGGTGCTGCGCATCTGGCGCGGGCGCTGGAGCTGGCAGGCCGTGCGGGAGGCCGGCGCGCCGGGGTGGCTCACCAGTGTCGGTTTCGGGCTCAGCCTGATTCTGTTCGTGCTGGCGATCATGAACACCCGCGCGGCGAACGTGGTGGTCATTCTCACCGCCGCGCCGCTGTTCGCTGCTCTGTTCTCCGGCATCTTCCTGCGGGAATGGGTGCCGGCGCGCACCTGGGTCGCCATGGCCCTGTGCGGGGTCGGAATCGTGCTGGTGTTCGGTGGCTCCGTGGGCTTCGGCGGCTGGCTGGGGGATCTCTTCGCCCTGTGTGCGGCCATGGTGACCGGGGGTAATCTGACCATTCTGCGGCGCTCCCCGGGCGTGGACCGCATGGCGGCGGTCGCCGGCGGCGGGCTGTTCGCCTGCCTGGTGGTGCTGCCCTTTGCCGACCCGCTGGCGGTGCCACTGGCTGGTGTTGTGGCGCTGGCGGTGATGGGGCTGGTGCAGATGCCGCTGGCCCTCGGGCTGATGGGCGAGGCGACCCGCTACCTGCCGTCGGCGGAAGTGTCGCTGTTTCTGCTGGTGGAGACCGTGCTGGGCACGTTCTGGGTCTGGGCCGTGCTGGGCGAGGAGCCGCCGGGCATGACCCTGCTGGGCGGCGGGCTGCTGCTGACGACCCTGGCCGTGCATTCGTGGATCGGCCTGCGCAACCAGCGCCGCAGCGGCGCGTGA
- a CDS encoding methyl-accepting chemotaxis protein: protein MRENLPVTGKERTFDPDSRLISTTTLKGVIEHVNDDFCAVAGFTRDELIGQAHNIIRHPDMPPAVFADFWATLEAGKPWMGVVKNRCKNGDHYWVTAYVAPIYQNGRMIGYQSVRTVPDRQLVARAERLYASMWRGNRRRLPRLDQTGRTTLGLGAAVAGGFGAASIGGAAGLAAGVGLVALAWPAALMINSRLRHARQAAADIYDNAVGRRVYGGGHDEAAQVLLSLAMYKARERTLLGRVGDFTGRLQKAGQDTESSAARSGAAIGSQQDEMGQVATAMNEMSSTVAEVSSNTSHAAAQANAAHQQAGDCHRVTEETAAAMATLATETEGASQAIQRLVQETDGIHSILDTIRGISEQTNLLALNAAIEAARAGESGRGFSVVAEEVRKLSARTGEATGEIDAVLGRVKEGAEAAGTVMARGQASSENVRELTSQAGDAARGVLTAVEEISDLNTQIASSAEEQSATAEEINRNITRINERFAETTDAAGTARETAEELITMVNDLDNLVREYRA, encoded by the coding sequence ATGCGCGAGAACCTCCCCGTCACCGGGAAAGAACGCACTTTCGACCCGGACTCCCGGCTGATCAGCACCACCACTCTCAAGGGCGTGATCGAGCATGTAAACGACGATTTCTGCGCCGTGGCCGGGTTTACGCGGGACGAACTCATCGGCCAGGCCCACAACATCATTCGCCACCCGGACATGCCACCCGCGGTCTTCGCCGATTTCTGGGCCACGCTGGAAGCCGGCAAACCCTGGATGGGCGTGGTCAAGAACCGCTGCAAGAACGGCGACCACTACTGGGTCACCGCCTATGTGGCACCGATCTACCAGAACGGCCGCATGATCGGCTACCAGTCCGTGCGCACGGTCCCGGATCGCCAGCTGGTGGCGCGGGCCGAACGGCTGTACGCGAGCATGTGGCGAGGAAACCGGCGCCGTCTGCCACGCCTGGACCAGACCGGCCGCACCACCCTGGGCCTCGGCGCCGCGGTGGCCGGCGGGTTCGGCGCCGCCAGTATCGGCGGCGCGGCCGGCCTGGCCGCCGGGGTGGGACTTGTGGCACTGGCCTGGCCCGCGGCCCTGATGATCAACAGTCGGCTGCGGCACGCCCGTCAGGCGGCCGCGGATATCTACGACAACGCCGTGGGCCGCCGCGTGTACGGCGGCGGCCACGACGAGGCCGCCCAGGTGCTGCTGAGCCTGGCCATGTACAAGGCCCGCGAACGCACCCTGCTCGGCCGTGTGGGGGACTTCACCGGGCGACTGCAGAAGGCGGGACAGGACACCGAATCCAGCGCGGCGCGCAGCGGCGCCGCCATCGGCTCCCAGCAGGACGAAATGGGGCAGGTCGCCACGGCCATGAACGAGATGTCGTCCACCGTGGCGGAGGTCTCCAGCAACACCAGCCACGCCGCCGCGCAGGCCAATGCGGCCCACCAGCAGGCGGGCGACTGCCACCGGGTCACCGAGGAGACCGCGGCAGCCATGGCGACCCTGGCCACGGAGACCGAGGGCGCCAGCCAGGCGATTCAGCGACTGGTGCAGGAAACCGACGGCATCCACTCCATCCTGGACACCATCCGCGGCATTTCCGAGCAGACCAATCTACTGGCCCTGAACGCCGCCATCGAAGCGGCACGGGCCGGCGAGAGCGGCCGGGGGTTCTCGGTTGTGGCCGAAGAAGTGCGCAAGCTCTCGGCGCGCACGGGCGAGGCCACGGGCGAGATCGACGCGGTCCTGGGGCGGGTCAAGGAGGGCGCCGAGGCCGCGGGCACCGTCATGGCCCGTGGCCAGGCCTCCAGCGAGAACGTCCGCGAACTCACCTCGCAGGCCGGTGACGCCGCCCGGGGCGTGCTCACCGCGGTCGAGGAGATCAGCGACCTCAACACCCAGATCGCCAGTAGTGCCGAGGAGCAGTCAGCCACGGCCGAGGAGATCAACCGTAACATCACCCGGATCAACGAGCGTTTCGCCGAGACCACGGATGCCGCGGGAACGGCGCGGGAGACGGCGGAGGAGCTGATCACCATGGTCAACGACCTGGACAACCTGGTGCGGGAGTATCGCGCCTAG
- the lipA gene encoding lipoyl synthase produces MSRLKDIPVVVSGSKFRTEQGFSAIKNGVKQRRDSAPVPRGDKPPWLRAQVPTGKGYAEVKRNVREHRLSTVCEESMCPNIGECWNAGTATIMLMGSVCTRACRFCAVDTGNPGGWLDHDEPANTADSVRIMGLNYVVLTSVDRDDLPDGGAQHYADCVRAVREMNPETAVEVLTPDFGGRQSDVEKVVDSGIAVFAQNVETVRRLTHPVRDPRASYEQTLDVLAHAKRHRPDVLTKTSLMLGLGETDDEIDATMDDLRAANVDIVTFGQYLRPTMNHLPVERYVTPEQFEEYRQWGLAKGFLEVVSGPLVRSSYRAERVLEKNNVGLGDKESA; encoded by the coding sequence ATGAGCCGACTGAAGGATATTCCCGTCGTTGTCAGCGGATCGAAATTCCGCACCGAGCAGGGTTTCAGCGCCATCAAGAACGGCGTGAAGCAGCGGCGTGACAGCGCGCCCGTGCCACGCGGGGACAAGCCGCCGTGGCTGCGCGCACAGGTGCCCACGGGCAAGGGCTATGCCGAAGTGAAGCGCAACGTGCGCGAGCACCGGCTCAGCACCGTGTGCGAAGAGTCCATGTGCCCCAACATCGGCGAATGCTGGAACGCCGGCACCGCCACCATCATGCTCATGGGCTCGGTCTGCACCCGCGCGTGCCGGTTCTGCGCCGTGGACACCGGCAACCCCGGCGGCTGGCTGGACCACGACGAGCCGGCCAATACCGCGGATTCCGTGCGCATCATGGGCCTGAACTACGTGGTCCTGACCTCCGTGGACCGGGACGACCTTCCCGACGGCGGCGCCCAGCACTACGCCGACTGCGTGCGCGCCGTGCGGGAGATGAACCCGGAGACGGCGGTGGAGGTGCTCACGCCCGACTTCGGCGGCCGCCAATCGGACGTGGAGAAGGTGGTGGACTCCGGCATCGCGGTGTTCGCCCAGAACGTCGAGACCGTCCGCCGGCTGACTCACCCGGTGCGCGACCCGCGGGCCTCCTACGAGCAGACCCTGGACGTGCTGGCCCACGCCAAGCGCCATCGCCCGGACGTGCTCACCAAGACCAGTCTCATGCTCGGCCTGGGTGAGACCGACGACGAGATCGACGCCACCATGGACGACCTGCGCGCCGCCAACGTGGACATCGTCACCTTCGGCCAGTACCTGCGGCCGACCATGAACCACCTGCCGGTGGAGCGCTACGTCACGCCGGAGCAGTTCGAGGAATACCGCCAGTGGGGCCTGGCCAAGGGCTTCCTGGAGGTGGTGTCGGGGCCGCTGGTGCGCTCCAGCTACCGTGCCGAGCGGGTGCTGGAGAAGAACAACGTGGGGCTTGGCGACAAGGAATCGGCCTAG
- a CDS encoding 2-hydroxyacid dehydrogenase, with amino-acid sequence MHAVFLDRESLDRSDLDMAPLDGAVAGLTSYERTHPGEVVERLQGATIAIVNKVVLGREHLSQLPDLKLICIAATGVNNVDLEAAQELGIRVANCRGYGTDSVAQHAIGLMLALATRMPDYQRAVAAGDWGRSTQFCLLDYPIMELAGRTLGLIGLGTLGGRVAELAEAFGMTVQVAQRPGGPADPDRVPLDELLARADVISLHCPLTDATRGLIGAAELARMPSHALLINTARGGLVDEQALADALRDGQIGGAGFDVLTEEPPRDGNVLLDPSIPNLIVTPHSAWGSREARQRIVGQLTENIEAFARGDALRQVV; translated from the coding sequence ATGCATGCGGTATTTCTGGACCGAGAATCCCTGGACCGGAGCGACCTGGACATGGCGCCGCTGGACGGGGCCGTCGCCGGCCTGACCAGCTACGAGCGTACCCACCCCGGCGAGGTGGTGGAACGCCTGCAGGGCGCCACGATTGCCATCGTCAACAAGGTGGTGCTGGGGCGTGAGCACCTGTCGCAGCTACCGGATCTCAAGCTCATCTGCATCGCGGCCACGGGCGTCAACAACGTGGATCTGGAGGCGGCGCAGGAGCTGGGCATCCGGGTTGCCAACTGCCGCGGTTATGGCACGGATTCCGTTGCCCAGCACGCCATCGGCCTGATGCTCGCCCTGGCTACCCGCATGCCGGATTATCAGCGGGCCGTGGCGGCGGGCGACTGGGGGCGCAGTACCCAGTTCTGCCTGCTGGACTACCCCATCATGGAGCTCGCCGGCCGCACCCTGGGGCTGATCGGGCTCGGCACTCTTGGCGGGCGCGTGGCGGAGCTGGCGGAGGCGTTCGGCATGACCGTGCAGGTGGCGCAGCGGCCGGGTGGCCCTGCCGATCCCGATCGCGTGCCGCTGGATGAGCTGCTCGCCCGCGCGGACGTGATTTCCCTCCACTGCCCGCTGACCGATGCCACCCGCGGGTTGATCGGTGCCGCGGAACTGGCCCGCATGCCGTCCCATGCGCTGCTGATCAACACCGCACGGGGCGGCCTGGTGGACGAGCAGGCGCTGGCGGATGCGCTGCGCGACGGGCAGATCGGCGGTGCCGGTTTCGACGTGCTGACCGAGGAGCCGCCGCGCGACGGGAACGTCCTGCTGGACCCGTCCATTCCCAACCTGATCGTCACCCCTCACTCCGCCTGGGGCAGCCGCGAAGCCAGGCAGCGCATCGTTGGTCAGCTCACGGAGAACATCGAGGCGTTCGCCCGGGGTGACGCCCTGCGCCAGGTGGTCTAG
- a CDS encoding chalcone isomerase family protein yields the protein MTSFRFLATVALAVLLAAPAAADSITSQGVDVPRETEVDGERLVLFGHGVARYARIFRVYVAALYGPEDVAADDLLDSNVPRRLEITYLRNVGADDIREATRVVLEDQYSESERDALSERFERFNALYEDVTDGDQYAYEYRPDGEESRLYLNGELQGTESGEDFARAYLGIWLREDALSTSLRDDLLFGRR from the coding sequence ATGACGTCATTCCGGTTTCTGGCCACGGTGGCTCTGGCCGTGCTGCTGGCCGCGCCCGCGGCGGCGGATTCGATCACCAGTCAGGGCGTGGATGTGCCCCGCGAGACGGAGGTGGATGGCGAACGCCTGGTGCTGTTCGGTCACGGGGTGGCGCGGTATGCGCGCATCTTCCGGGTCTACGTGGCCGCCCTGTACGGCCCGGAGGACGTGGCCGCGGACGATCTGCTGGACAGCAACGTCCCCAGGCGCCTGGAGATCACCTACCTGCGCAATGTCGGTGCGGACGACATCCGGGAGGCCACCCGTGTCGTGCTGGAAGACCAGTACTCGGAGTCTGAGCGGGATGCGCTCAGCGAGCGGTTCGAGCGGTTCAATGCCCTCTACGAGGACGTGACCGACGGCGACCAGTACGCCTACGAGTACCGGCCCGATGGCGAGGAGTCGCGGCTGTATCTCAACGGAGAACTCCAGGGCACGGAGTCCGGCGAGGACTTCGCCCGCGCCTATCTCGGCATCTGGCTGCGGGAGGATGCGCTCTCCACCAGCCTCCGGGACGACCTGCTGTTCGGCAGGCGCTGA
- a CDS encoding DUF2726 domain-containing protein, producing the protein METFIMPGAFTLLLILLFVIGWNARRRKLTPTASVRAQALLEGNQRQLYRILRAGLPNHHVMARVPFSAFLAPRDDRQRRRPDLNAILADFIVCDSGFNVVAVVELTTNAHPGERDSLLRDAALPLVRWTPDALPDASEVRETIHDLESLHAMSERVAADAEHDDEPARSRRTKAASAARRREPRL; encoded by the coding sequence ATGGAAACGTTCATCATGCCGGGCGCGTTCACGCTGCTGCTGATCCTGCTGTTCGTGATCGGCTGGAACGCCCGCCGCCGCAAGCTGACCCCGACTGCCAGTGTCCGTGCACAAGCGCTCCTGGAAGGCAACCAGCGCCAGCTCTACCGCATCCTGCGCGCCGGACTGCCCAACCATCACGTGATGGCCCGGGTTCCCTTCAGTGCCTTTCTCGCGCCCCGGGACGACCGGCAACGCCGCCGACCCGACCTGAACGCCATACTGGCGGATTTCATTGTCTGCGACAGCGGTTTCAACGTGGTGGCGGTGGTGGAACTCACCACCAACGCACACCCGGGGGAACGGGACAGCCTGCTCCGGGACGCCGCCCTGCCCCTGGTGCGATGGACGCCCGACGCCCTTCCGGATGCCAGCGAGGTCCGGGAGACCATCCACGACCTGGAATCCCTGCACGCCATGAGCGAGCGGGTCGCCGCCGACGCCGAGCACGATGACGAGCCGGCACGGAGCCGCCGGACAAAGGCCGCCAGCGCCGCCCGGCGCCGCGAACCCCGGCTGTGA
- a CDS encoding PhoH family protein: protein MADSDLRGRRAYVLDTNVLIHDPAAPYKFKEHSVLIPMTVLEELDKLKSGTTDTSRSARQATRNLGALLDRVEQNAVADGVPVGEPPDPALPVGRLYFLLPDSGTAGVPGLSEQSADNRIIAELREAQRTRTDELVVLVSKDVNLRVKCAALGIPVEDYRNDQVLDDIDAMTAGVHVAGSGFWDTLDAHVESWQEGGRSYYRVTGAAVADWHPGMLLCETEQGGFEAVVRDNDGETALLEVCRNHRGDRGGIWGVAARNARQNFGLNILLDPSIDLVTIAGPAGTGKTYMALAAGLHQVYEDRRFERIIVTREAVPMGENIGFLPGTEEEKMAPWMGGIQDNLEELLRAEDSWSAAAGKDMLAGRILFRSPVFMRGRTFNDTFLIIDEAQNLSPKQIKSLVTRAGRGTKIICLGNVRQIDSPYLTETTCGLTYLVQRFRRWPHAAHITLQEVERSRLALQAEELL from the coding sequence ATGGCTGACAGTGACCTGCGCGGGCGCCGCGCCTACGTGCTCGACACGAACGTGCTGATCCACGATCCCGCAGCACCCTACAAGTTCAAGGAGCACAGCGTTCTCATCCCCATGACGGTGCTGGAGGAACTGGACAAGCTCAAGAGTGGCACCACCGATACCTCCCGCAGCGCCCGGCAGGCAACCCGCAATCTCGGCGCGCTCCTCGACCGCGTGGAGCAGAACGCCGTCGCTGACGGGGTGCCGGTGGGCGAGCCGCCGGACCCGGCGCTGCCCGTTGGCCGCCTCTACTTCCTGCTGCCCGATTCCGGGACGGCGGGGGTTCCCGGGCTCAGCGAACAGTCCGCCGACAACCGCATCATCGCCGAGCTCCGCGAGGCCCAGCGGACGCGCACGGACGAATTGGTGGTGCTGGTCAGCAAGGACGTGAACCTGCGCGTGAAGTGCGCCGCCCTGGGCATCCCCGTGGAGGACTACCGTAACGACCAGGTCCTGGACGACATTGACGCCATGACGGCCGGCGTCCATGTCGCGGGCAGCGGGTTCTGGGACACGCTGGATGCACACGTGGAGTCGTGGCAGGAGGGCGGGCGCAGCTACTACCGCGTCACCGGGGCGGCGGTGGCGGACTGGCACCCCGGGATGCTGCTGTGCGAGACGGAGCAGGGCGGTTTCGAGGCGGTGGTGCGTGACAACGACGGCGAGACCGCGCTACTGGAAGTCTGCCGCAACCACCGGGGTGATCGTGGCGGGATCTGGGGGGTTGCCGCCCGCAACGCGCGCCAGAACTTCGGCCTCAACATCCTCCTTGATCCGTCCATCGACCTGGTGACCATCGCCGGCCCGGCCGGAACCGGCAAGACCTACATGGCGCTGGCTGCCGGATTGCACCAGGTCTACGAGGATCGCCGTTTCGAGCGCATCATCGTGACCCGCGAAGCAGTGCCCATGGGTGAGAACATCGGCTTTCTGCCCGGCACCGAGGAGGAGAAGATGGCGCCCTGGATGGGCGGCATCCAGGACAACCTGGAGGAGCTGCTGCGCGCCGAGGACAGCTGGAGCGCGGCCGCGGGCAAGGACATGCTGGCGGGGCGGATCCTGTTCCGCTCACCGGTGTTCATGCGCGGCAGGACGTTCAACGACACGTTCCTGATCATCGATGAAGCGCAGAACCTCTCGCCCAAGCAGATCAAGAGCCTGGTGACGCGCGCGGGGCGCGGGACGAAGATCATCTGCCTCGGTAATGTGCGCCAGATCGACAGCCCCTATCTCACGGAGACCACCTGCGGGCTCACCTATCTGGTGCAGCGGTTCCGCCGCTGGCCGCATGCGGCGCACATCACCCTGCAGGAAGTGGAGCGTTCACGCCTGGCGCTGCAGGCGGAGGAGTTGCTGTAG
- a CDS encoding bifunctional acetate--CoA ligase family protein/GNAT family N-acetyltransferase translates to MGTHYLERFFHPDSVAVIGASETPGSVGQQVMDNLLDGDFQGTILPVNPNHRRVRDRACVDRITGLETVPDLAVICVPPRHIHRVVKDCGQHGVRAALILAAGLGDPGTGVKRVEREVMATARRYGIRVIGPDWVGLMRPPLGLNATFSRNRASAGQLALVSQSGALTSAVLDWAESRRVGFSAVCSLGDTTDVDFGDVLDYLALDQDTRSILLYVETITDARRFMSGLRAAARLKPVIVMKVGRQQEGYRAATSHTGALVGEDDAFDAALGRAGAVRVPTIGQLFAAAELLASGRRLGGDRIAVISNGGGPAIIATDLLVERDLQLADLAPETVTALDRSLPARWPRHNPVDILGDADADRFSNSLTACLDDRGVDGALVILTPQARTDPDAAAGALCETRTGRKPVLACWMGGTRIRAARERFTAAGFPNFATPENATEALSALSRYRRSQALLMQVPEASGTRSEPDLDTARGIIAEALQRGQSRLTPHQSKAVLAAFHIPVSRTLVARSPQEARAAAEQLGLPVAVKINAPEIAHKAAVDCVRLNVLDGDAVEAAYGDIMAAAARTRPDVTPDGVSVEPMHTPRNGKEVMLGVVRDPVFGPAISFGAGGSMVEVIRDRAVSLPPLNDFLARDLMTRTRVGRHLQLDQDGPLRSELEHALLRLSDLVCLLPQVTDVDINPVIADATAMIAVDARLHIRDSDSDGYGHMAIMPYPRHLETVETLPDGTAVTVRPIRPEDAEMEEAFIQGLSARSRYYRFMDHMDRISLPMLVRFTQIDYDREMALVAVHGSGEAYRQVGVARYVINPDGASCEFAIAVADDWQGRGLGRRLMERLMATARARGLTRMEGQVLSANRGMLALMERLGFQRHRVPDDYRVVQVERPLRD, encoded by the coding sequence ATGGGCACCCACTACCTGGAGCGCTTCTTCCATCCGGACAGTGTCGCGGTAATCGGCGCCAGCGAGACACCGGGCTCCGTCGGCCAGCAGGTGATGGACAACCTGCTGGACGGCGACTTCCAGGGCACCATCCTGCCGGTGAACCCCAACCACCGCCGTGTGCGCGACCGCGCCTGCGTTGATCGCATCACCGGTCTCGAGACGGTACCCGACCTGGCGGTGATCTGCGTCCCTCCCCGCCATATCCACCGGGTGGTGAAAGACTGCGGGCAGCACGGCGTCCGCGCGGCACTCATTCTTGCTGCCGGACTCGGCGACCCGGGCACCGGCGTCAAGCGGGTGGAGCGGGAGGTCATGGCCACGGCGCGCCGGTACGGCATCCGCGTCATCGGCCCCGACTGGGTCGGGCTCATGCGCCCGCCCCTGGGCCTGAATGCCACGTTCTCCCGCAACCGCGCCTCGGCCGGCCAGCTCGCCCTGGTGTCCCAGTCGGGCGCCCTCACCTCGGCGGTGCTGGACTGGGCCGAGAGCCGCCGGGTGGGCTTCTCCGCCGTGTGCTCCCTGGGCGACACCACGGACGTGGACTTCGGCGATGTCCTGGACTACCTGGCGCTGGACCAGGACACCCGCAGCATTCTGCTCTACGTGGAAACCATCACCGACGCGCGGCGGTTCATGAGCGGCCTGCGGGCGGCGGCGCGGCTCAAGCCCGTGATCGTCATGAAGGTGGGGCGGCAGCAGGAGGGCTACCGCGCCGCCACCTCCCACACCGGCGCACTGGTGGGCGAGGACGACGCCTTCGACGCCGCCCTGGGCCGGGCCGGCGCCGTGCGCGTGCCCACTATCGGGCAGCTGTTTGCCGCGGCCGAACTGCTGGCCAGCGGCCGACGCCTGGGCGGCGATCGCATCGCGGTGATCAGCAACGGCGGCGGCCCGGCCATCATCGCCACCGACCTGCTGGTGGAACGCGACCTGCAGTTGGCGGACCTGGCGCCGGAGACGGTGACGGCCCTGGACCGCAGCCTGCCGGCGCGCTGGCCCCGCCACAATCCGGTGGACATCCTCGGCGACGCCGACGCCGACCGCTTCAGCAACAGCCTGACGGCCTGCCTGGACGACCGCGGCGTGGACGGGGCACTGGTGATTCTCACGCCGCAGGCGCGCACCGATCCGGACGCCGCGGCGGGGGCTCTGTGCGAGACCCGCACCGGGCGCAAACCGGTGCTCGCCTGCTGGATGGGTGGCACACGCATCCGCGCGGCGCGGGAGCGCTTCACGGCCGCCGGCTTTCCCAATTTCGCCACTCCCGAGAACGCCACCGAGGCGCTGTCGGCCCTGTCCCGCTACCGCCGCAGCCAGGCGCTGCTGATGCAGGTCCCCGAGGCGTCCGGGACCCGCTCCGAGCCCGACCTGGACACGGCGCGGGGCATCATTGCCGAAGCCCTCCAACGCGGCCAGTCGCGTCTGACCCCGCACCAGTCCAAGGCGGTGCTGGCCGCTTTTCACATCCCGGTGAGCCGCACACTGGTGGCGCGGTCGCCGCAGGAGGCCCGCGCGGCGGCGGAACAACTGGGGCTGCCGGTGGCGGTCAAGATCAATGCACCGGAGATCGCCCACAAGGCGGCGGTGGACTGCGTGCGCCTGAACGTCCTCGACGGCGACGCGGTGGAGGCCGCCTATGGCGACATCATGGCCGCCGCCGCGCGCACCCGACCCGACGTCACCCCGGATGGCGTCTCCGTGGAGCCCATGCACACGCCACGCAACGGCAAGGAGGTCATGCTCGGCGTAGTCCGCGACCCGGTGTTCGGCCCGGCCATCAGCTTCGGCGCCGGCGGCTCCATGGTGGAGGTCATCCGCGACCGGGCGGTGTCGCTGCCGCCGCTCAACGACTTTCTTGCCCGCGACCTCATGACCCGCACACGGGTCGGCCGCCACCTGCAACTGGACCAGGACGGCCCCCTGAGAAGCGAGCTCGAGCACGCCCTGCTGCGCCTCTCGGACCTGGTCTGCCTGCTGCCCCAGGTCACCGATGTGGACATCAACCCGGTGATCGCGGACGCCACGGCCATGATCGCCGTGGACGCCCGCTTGCATATCCGCGACAGTGACAGCGACGGCTACGGGCACATGGCCATCATGCCCTACCCCCGCCACCTGGAGACCGTCGAGACGCTGCCCGACGGCACCGCCGTCACCGTCCGCCCGATCCGCCCGGAAGACGCGGAAATGGAAGAGGCCTTCATCCAGGGGTTATCGGCACGCTCCCGCTATTACCGCTTCATGGACCACATGGACCGGATCAGCCTGCCCATGCTGGTGCGCTTTACGCAGATCGACTACGACCGGGAGATGGCCCTGGTGGCCGTGCACGGCAGTGGCGAGGCGTACCGGCAGGTGGGCGTGGCCCGGTACGTGATCAACCCGGACGGCGCCAGCTGCGAGTTCGCCATCGCCGTCGCCGACGACTGGCAGGGCCGCGGCCTCGGGCGGCGGCTGATGGAGCGGCTCATGGCAACGGCCCGGGCGCGGGGCCTGACCCGCATGGAGGGCCAGGTATTGTCCGCAAACCGCGGCATGCTGGCGCTCATGGAACGGCTGGGATTCCAGCGTCACCGGGTGCCGGACGACTACCGGGTCGTCCAGGTGGAGCGCCCACTGAGGGACTAG
- the dusB gene encoding tRNA dihydrouridine synthase DusB: MRIGNHTLNGKVVLAPMAGVTDRPFRLLCRAHGAALAASEMVHASPALRDSRKSRLRADHRGEPSPRVVQIAGPDPAMLAEAARYNAANGAEIIDINMGCPAKKVCNRQAGSALLADEPLVASILDAVVAAVDIPVTLKIRTGPTADNRNGVRIARMAERAGIAALAVHGRTREALYRGEAEYDTIRAIRQAISLPLFANGDIDTPEKAARVLDDTGADGVMIGRAAQGRPWIFREIQHFLDTGRHLPAPDTAAVRELMLDHLAALHAFYGHHQGVRIARKHIGWYLAGRPDGEAARRELVRITDPGEQLARAAAYFDHTPAAA; the protein is encoded by the coding sequence ATGCGGATCGGCAACCATACACTGAACGGCAAAGTGGTTCTGGCGCCCATGGCGGGCGTCACGGACCGCCCGTTCCGCCTGCTGTGCCGTGCGCACGGGGCGGCGCTGGCCGCCTCGGAGATGGTGCACGCCAGCCCGGCGCTGCGCGACAGCCGCAAGAGCCGCCTGCGCGCGGACCACCGCGGCGAGCCGTCACCACGGGTGGTGCAGATCGCGGGGCCGGACCCGGCCATGCTCGCCGAGGCCGCGCGGTACAACGCCGCCAATGGCGCCGAGATCATCGACATCAACATGGGCTGCCCGGCCAAGAAGGTGTGCAACCGCCAGGCGGGCTCGGCGCTGCTGGCCGACGAGCCCCTGGTGGCCTCGATCCTCGACGCGGTGGTGGCCGCGGTGGATATCCCCGTCACGCTGAAGATCCGCACCGGCCCCACGGCAGACAACCGCAATGGTGTGCGCATCGCCCGCATGGCAGAGCGCGCCGGCATCGCCGCCCTGGCGGTGCACGGCCGCACGCGGGAGGCGCTCTACCGCGGGGAAGCGGAGTACGACACCATCCGCGCGATCCGGCAGGCCATCTCGCTGCCGCTGTTCGCCAACGGTGACATCGACACCCCGGAGAAGGCCGCCCGGGTGCTGGATGACACCGGCGCCGACGGCGTCATGATCGGCCGCGCGGCCCAGGGGCGCCCCTGGATCTTTCGCGAGATCCAGCACTTTCTGGACACCGGTCGGCACCTGCCGGCGCCGGACACCGCCGCGGTCCGGGAACTGATGCTGGATCACCTGGCCGCCCTGCACGCGTTCTACGGACACCATCAGGGCGTGCGCATCGCGCGCAAGCACATCGGCTGGTATCTCGCCGGACGGCCGGACGGTGAAGCCGCGCGACGGGAACTGGTCAGGATCACCGACCCCGGAGAACAGCTGGCACGCGCCGCCGCCTACTTCGACCACACCCCGGCGGCGGCCTGA